Within Eggerthella timonensis, the genomic segment GGGGATCACGCCGCCCACGATCTTGTTCTCGAACTCGTAGCCCTTGCCGGCTTCCTGCGGAAGCAGGTTGATGACCGCGTGACCGTACTGGCCGCGACCGCCGGACTGGCGCACGAACTTGCCCTCGACGTTGTCGGCTTCCTTCGTGGCCGTCTCGCGGTACGCAACCTGCGGCTTGCCCACGTTCGCCTCGACCTTGAACTCGCGCAGCAGGCGGTCGACGATGATCTCGAGGTGCAGCTCGCCCATGCCGGCGATGATGGTCTGGCCGGTCTCCTGGTTGGTGGACACGCGGAACGTCGGGTCCTCCTCGGCGAGCTTCTGCAGCGCGATGCCCATCTTGTCCTGCTCGGCCTTCGTCTTCGGCTCGACGGCGATGTCGATAACCGGCTCGGCGAATTCCATGGACTCGAGGATGATCGGATGATCGGCGTCGCACAGCGTGTCGCCGGTCGAGGTGTCCTTGAGGCCCACGACGGCGACGATGTCGCCCGCGGCGCAGCCGTCGATGTCGACGCGCTGGTTCGAGTGCATCTGCAGCAGACGACCGATGCGCTCCTTCTTGTCCTTCGACGCGTTCTTCACGTAGGAGCCCGAGTCGAGCTGGCCCGAGTACACGCGGAGGTAGGTAAGCTTGCCCACGAACGGGTCCGTCATGATCTTGAAGGCCAAAGCCGAGAACGGCGCCTTCACGTCGGAGGGACGCTCGTCTTCCTCGCCCGTGTCCGGGTTCGTACCCTTGATGGCCGGCACGTCGATCGGGGACGGCATGTAGTCGACCACGGCGTCGAGCAGCTCCTGCACGCCCTTGTTCTTGTAGGACGAGCCCACGAACACGGGGTGGATCTGGCAGGAGATGGTGCCCTTGCGGATGGCGGCCTTCAGCTCGTCGACCGTCACCTCTTCCTCCATGAGGACCTTCTCCATGAGGTTGTCGTCGCAGTCGGCGGCAGCCTCGACCAGCTCCTGGTGGCGCAGCTCGGCCTCCTCGGCGAACTCGGCGGGGATGGCATCCATCGGCTCGGGGTAGGTCATGCCCTTGTCGTCGGCCTTGAAGTCCCACGCGGTCATGGTGACGAGGTCGATGACGCCCCAGAAGTTGTCCTCGGCGCCCATGGGCATCTGCGCGGCGACGGCCGGCGCGCCCAGGCGATCCTTCATGGTGTCGATGGCGTGGAAGAAGTCGGCGCCCACGCGGTCGTACTTGTTGATGTAGGCGATGCGGGGCACGCCGTAGCGGCTGGCCTGGCGCCACACCGTCTCGGACTGCGGCTGCACGCCGGCCACGGCGTCGAACACCGCGACGGCGCCGTCGAGCACGCGCAGGGAGCGCTCGACCTCGGCCGTGAAGTCCACGTGGCCCGGGGTGTCGATGATCTGGAAACGGTACTCTTTGCCGTCGTCAGCACCACCGGGGTACTTCCAGAAGCACGTCGTAGCGGCGGCGGTGATGGTCACGCCGCGCTCCTGCTCCTGCACCATCCAGTCCATCGTCGCGGCGCCGTCGTGCACCTCGCCGATCTTATGGGTCTTGCCCGTGTAGTAGAGGATGCGCTCGGTCGTCGTCGTCTTGCCCGCGTCGATGTGGGCCATGATGCCGATGTTGCGCGTATCCTTCAGTTCCAGTTTAGCCATGCGTCGAATCCTCCTTTAGAAGCGGTAGTGCGAGAACGCACGGTTCGACTCGGCCATCTTGTACAGGTCCTCGCGCTTCTTCACCGACGCGCCGGTGTTCTCGGCGGCGTCCATGATCTCGGCGGCGAGGCGCTCCTTCATCGTATGCTCCTTGCGCTTGCGCGAGAAGTCGACGATCCAGCGGATGGCAAGCGTGGTGGCGCGACGGGAGTTGACCTCCATCGGCACCTGGTAGGTGGCGCCGCCGACACGCTTCGGCTTGACTTCGAGCGTGGGACGGACGTTGTCCATGGCCTTCTTGAACACGGACAGCGGATCGCCGCCGGTCTTCTCCTCGACGATGGCGAAGGCGCCGTAGACGATGTTCTCGGCGGTGGCCTTCTTGCCGTCAAGCAGGATCTTGTTGATCAGCTGCGTGACGAGACGGTTGTTGTACTGGGCGTCCGGCTGAACTTCTCGACGGACTGCTGCTGCACGACGCGGCATGTGTTCTCCTTCTAGGTCCTGCGCGCTTCGGAACGGCTTTCTCCCCGTTCATTAGGCCGCCCGCCTTATCCCCCTTTGGGCTTCGGCGGTTAGGTGCGGCCCGCGCGTCTTAGCGGGTGTTACTTCGGGCGCTTGGCACCGTAGCGGCTGCGAGCCTGCTTGCGGTTGTCCACGGCGGCGCAGTCGAGCGCGGCGCGGATGACCTTGTAGCGCACACCGGGGAGGTCCTTCACGCGGCCGCCGCGCAAGAGCACCATGGAGTGCTCCTGGAGGTTGTGGCCGACGCCCGGGATGTAGGCGGTCACTTCCATGCCGTTGACGAGGCGCACGCGGCAGACCTTGCGAAGGGCCGAGTTCGGCTTCTTCGGCGTGGTCGTGAACACGCGGGTGCACACGCCGCGCTTCTGCGGGTTGCCCTTGAGGGCAGGCGTCTTGCTCTTGTCGACCGCCTGCTTGCGGCCCTTGCGGACCAACTGGTTAATGGTAGGCAAAGCTTCTCTCCTTTTACCTCTTGCTTGTCCGAGCGCCTAGTACCGCTAGACGCCCGCTTGAACACCGTTTCCAAGTGCGTTCAGCTGGTACGCACACGAAAACACTCGCCTCCTGAGAGACGCGAAGGTGAACTCTACCATCGCCCATCAGGGTTGTCAAACGCCACGCACCCGGGAGTATCTATACCTCTTGACATCCGTTTTCGCAGGTGAATCGCAGTTGCGCGGCGAATCGTCGACGAAAAGTTCACCGTTTCTCAAAAAACTTCGAGAGCTGGTCGACATCGTTTTCCCGTAGCGTCTTGAGCAGCGCGGTCGCGTCCGACGGCTCGAGGCGCAAGGCGGGCGCATGGCGAACAAGAACGCCCTTCGGCAAGCGCCCGACGAGCAATGCCCGCCCCCGGCGCCCCGCCCTCGCTTCCGACGAGGGCTCGGATGGCACGTTTTCACCGGATTCGGATGTTTCGGGTCGGACCAAGGATCAAGGGGCGAGGAACGCGCGCGGCGTAACTCGCCCCCCCTTGCGCTTCTCGTGCCCCCTACTCCGCGGCCTCGGCGACGAGGGCCTCGACGAGGCGGGCGGTGCCTTCGAGATCGGCGACGGCGATGTGCTCGTCGGCGGAGTGGAAGCTGGCCATGCCCACGCCCAAGGTGATGGGGCGCACGCCGCACGCGACCAGGACGTTCGCGTCGGAGCCGCCGCCGGAGCGATGGAACCGCGGCTCGAGGCCCGCCGCACGGGCGGCGCGGGCGATGGCCTGCACGAGCTCGTCGCCCTCGTCGAACAGCACGGCGTCGTAGCTCTTCTCCCACTCGATGCCCACCGTTCCGCCGAAGCGCGCCGCCGCGGCCTCGAGCGCCTCGGTCATGGCGGCCTTCTGCGCCTCGGCTCGTTCGACGTACAGCGAGCGGCACTCCCCCGCCAGCGTGCAGGCGTCCGGCACGACGTTCGTGGCGCCGCCGCCCTCGATGAACCCGACGTTCGCCGTGGTGGCCTCGTCGAGGCGGCCGAGCGGCATGGCCGCGACGGCCGCTGCGGCCATCGCGATGGCGGAGACGCCTTCCTCGGGGCACACGCCCGCGTGCGCGGCGCGACCCGAGAACGTCGCGCTGAGCGACCAGTGGCACGGGGCGCCCGTGATGATGGTGCCGGGCGCACCGTCGGCGTCGAGCACGTAGCAGGGCGCGCCTGCGGGCAGCATGGACGCGTCCAGCGCGCTCGAGCCCAGCAGGTGCTGCTCCTCGCAGGTGGTGAACAGCACGGTGATGTCGGGGCGCGGAGCGCCGGTCTCGAGGACGGAGCGCAGCGCTTCGAGGATGGCGGCCACGCCCGCTTTGTCGTCGGCGGACAGGATGGTGTCGCCCGCCGAGCGCACGATGCCGTCGACGACGACGGGCTCGATGCCCGCGCACGGCTGCACGGTGTCCAGATGCGCCGAGAACACCACGTGTCCTGCCCGCGTGCCCGGAAGATGCGCGACGAGGTTGCCGGTGTCGGAGCCCACCCGGGCAGCCGAGTCGTCGAAGCGCACTTCGAAGCCGAGATCGCGCAGCTCGTCGGCGCAACGGGCGGCCATCGCGGCCTCGTGGAACGACGGGCTCTCGATGCGGACGAGCTCGCAGAACAGGTCGAGCAGACGATTCGCTTGCATGGATGTCACTTCCTTCAGCCGCCAAGCGGAAACGCTTGGCAACGACGATGCGTTCGGTTACCGAAAGACATTATAATCAGGAACGGCACTATACTCGCGAGAACCCCGGCAACGGGGCCACGCGATCCGTACCGCGAAATCGAGGGAGGTTCCGAGTGCAGGACATCATCAAATCCTGTCGAAGCTATCGCCGTTTCGACGAAGGCGACCGCATCGATCGCAAGCTGCTCACCGCATGGGTGGACGCCGCGCGCCTGGTGGCGTCGAGCGGCAACGCGCAGCCGCTGCGCTACGCCGTCGTCAGCGACGAGCGCGCCTGCGAGCGCGTGTTCTCGTGCTGCGCATGGGCGAAGGCCCTGCCCGACTGGCCGGGACCCGAGCCGGGCGAGCGGCCGAGCGCCTACATCGTGGTGTGCCGCGACAACGATCGCACGCTGGCCGACACCTTCACCGCATGGGACGAGGGCATCGCCGCGCAAACCATCATGCTGCAGGCCACCGAGGCAGGCTTCGGCGGCTGCATCGTCGCATCGTTCAAGAAGCGCAGCTTGTCCGAGGCACTCGGAATCGACTCGGAGCGCTTCCAGCCCGACCTCGTGCTGGCGCTGGGCCGCCCCGTCGAAGAGGTGCGCATCGTCGACCTGCCGGCAGGCGGCGCCACCGAGTACTGGCGCGACGAGGCCGGCGTGCACTACGTGCCGAAGCGCTCGCTGGCGAGCGTGCTGCTGTAGCCCTCTCGCGTAGGGCCCGCAGCGCTTCGGCGGCGAGCGCGGGCCCTACGCCTCCAGGCATTCGAGCTCGATGCGGCGCTGCGCATCAAGACGGCGGTTGCGGAAGTACACGAGCCAGTTGACGCCGATGCACGCGATGTTGAGTAGGTACACCGCCAGCACCCAGTTCACCGAGCCGGACACGAACTTCGCCGCGATGCCGGCCACGTAGCCCGCCGTGATGAGCGCGATGAACTGCCAGCTCGAGCCGGCCGCGGTTCCCGCTTTGAAATTCTTGTACGCGTTGAGCGGCCACGATAACCCGAAACACACGAGCATCGCCGCTTCCAGGAGCTCTGCCACGAGCCCATCATCTCCTTCGCCGCGCCGGATCGTCCTTCGACCGTCGGCCTCGCCTTCATGCAACAGGCTCCACCCTACGCGCTCGCGCCCGTGTTGTCCAATATGAATTCATGATTAAATGATATGATGAACCTTATGAATTGAGTGCATGGACGGCGGATGGGAGGATCGCGGTGGAACTGCAGCAGCTCAGGTACTTCGACGAAGTGGCCCGCACCCAGCACGTGACGAACAGCGCGAAGAAGCTCAACGTGGCCCAGCCCGCGCTGACCCAGTCCATCCGCCGGCTCGAAAGAGAGCTGGGCGTGCCGCTGTTCGAGCGCGTCGGGCGCAACGTGCGGCTGACCGCCTGCGGAGAAGCGCTCGAGAAGCGCATCGCGCCGCTGCTGGCCGCGCTCGACGAGCTGCCCGAGGAGCTGGCGGTGGTGGCCGGTCGCGAGCGGGCCGCCGTGCACCTCGCCATCGAATCGGCTTCGGGCATGGCGGTGGACGCCATCGCGGCGTACCGCGCCTCCCACCCCGACGCGCGCTTCGTGGTGGCGCAGGAGACCGCCGCACGGCGCTGGGACGTACGGCTGCGCACGGTGCGCTCGGATGCGACGACCGCAGGCGCGCGCCGCTTCACCGAGCGCATCGGCATCGCCGTGCCCTCCGAGCGCGCCGCGAGCGGCCCGATCGCGCTGGCCGACTTGGAAGACGAGCCCTTCATCTGCCTGGCGGGCAGCCGCACGTTCCGCGCCGTATGCGACGAGGCGTGCGCGCATGCGGGGTTCGCGCCGCGCGTGGCGTTCGAGAGCGACAGCCCTGCCGTGGTGAAGAACATGATCGGGCTGGGGCTGGGCGTGGGGTTCTGGCCCGAACGCAGCTGGGGCGGCCTCGAGGACGGCAGCGCCTCGCTCGCGGCCATCGTCGACGCCCCCTTCGCCCGCACCATCGAGATCGCGCCGGCGCAGGGCCCCCTCAACGAGGAAGCCGCGGCATTCCACGGCTTCCTCGTCTCGTATTTCGAAAAGCGCTGGCGCGAACCGTCGCCCTTACGCGCCTAGGATGCGCGCCGCCACCTGCTTCTTGCGGCTCAGAATGCCGGGCATCCACGTGCCGCCCTCGCCCGTGCATTCGATGCCGAACACGCGGTTGACGATGCGGCGGTTGCCCTCGCACATGAACTGGCTGCCCTCGGCCACGATGTCGGTGACGAGCAGCAGCACGAACTCGTAGTTGTGGTCGTCGCGCAAGCGGCGCATGTGCTCGCGGATCTCGTCCTCGCGCTTCATGACGGCGGGCAGGTCCACCGTCTCGTGCTGCGCGATGAGCACGGTGGCATCGCCGATCTGGAACTCCTTGGCGTCGGCGCCGACGAGCTTGTCCACGGGCATGTCGTCCTCGCCGCCGCGGCACTTGAACACGGCCAGGCCGAATTCGGTGGGATCGACGCCCGCGATGTCCGCGAGATAGGCCACCTGCTCGCGGTCGACGGGTGTGGTGGTGGGCGACTTGAGGATGACGGTGTCGGTCATGACGGCCGACAGCAGCACGCGCGCGATGGCCGGGGGTATCTCCACGCCGTGGCGGCGGAACTCCATCGTGACGATGGTTGCCGTGGAGCCCACGGGCAGGTTGAGGAACTGGATGGGGTTGGCCGTCATCACGTCGGCGATGCGGTGGTGATCGACGATCTCCACCACGTCGGCCTCCTCGATGCCGTTCGCCGCCTGGCGCGTCTCGTTGTGGTCGACGAGCACCACCTTGCGCTTCGGGCGGACGGCCACGTCGGAGCGCGTGACGATGCCGATGGCGAACCCGTCGTCGTTCAGCACGACGGCCTCGCGCAGCTCGCTGGACATGAGATCCTCGATAGCCTCCTTGAGCAGGCCCTCTTTGTCGAGGATGAGCACGTCGGTCTCGGTGATGTCGTCCACTTTCTGACCGAGCGACGCGATGAGGTCGCCGGCGACGGCCATCTCGTTCGTGCCGCCTTCTTCGAGGGCGTCGGTGGCCGCGATGTAGCGCTCGGCGATCATGCGCGTGGTGATGAGGCCGCGGTAGGTGCCGTCGTCGTTCGTCACCACGAGGGCGCGCACGTTGTGCTGGCGCAGCAGCCGACCGGCCTCGAGCAGCGTTGCGCCGTGGTCGATGGAGATGGGGTTCGGCGTCATCACGTCGCCGACGCGTGCGTGCACGTGGCCCACGATCTCGGGAGCGGGGATGCCGTTCTCCTCGAGGACCCAGGCGCTCTCCGGAGGCAGCGGGCCCAAGCGGGCGGGTACGTACACCTGCGACGGCTCCCCTTCGCCCGCCGCGCGCCTGGCCAGCTCGTTCTTCAAATAAGCGTAGCCCACCGCTGCGGAGATTGAATCGTTGTCCGGGTTCTTGTGGCCCACGACGATGATCGGTGCCGCCATGTTCTGTACTCCTTACCTGAGAGCGCGGCGCATGCGCCTTGGCCCTGTTCGCGTTGCTTGACTTGAGGATGCCCCGTCGCCGCATGGATCGAGCATGCGCGCGCATGCGCGGCGCCGAGAGCCCCAGTATAGCGGTACCGGCAAAACGGGCGGCCCCCGATCAGCCGTTTCGAGGGCAATTGTCACGAAAGAGCCAAAAAGCACGCGCGCGAGACGGCCGCAGCCGTCCGTGATACCATAGGCGCGCACATTCCGACCCCGCACGAACGCAGAACGAGCAGAACGAGGAGCGTCCATGAAAACACTCGGCCTCACCGACATCATCGGCCCCATCATGGTGGGTCCCTCGAGCTCGCATACGGCGGGCGCGCTGCGCATCGCCTACATGGCGCGCCGCCTGTGCCTGGCCGAGCCGCGGACGGTGGAGTTCAGGCTGCTGGGATCGTTCGCCCACACGCTGACCGGCCACGGAACCGACAAGGCGCTCGTGGCGGGCATGCTGGGCCTGGACACCGACGACCTGCGCATCCGCGATTCCTTCGACCTGGCGCGCGAAGCGGGCCTCGCGTTCTCGTTCGTCACGCTTCCCGACGAAGAGTACGACCATCCCAACACCATCGACATCCGCATCGTGGACGCCGCGGGCAACGCGATGCGCGTGCGCGGCGAGAGCATCGGCGGCGGGGCGGCCGTCATCCGCAAGATCGACGACATCGACGTGCGCATCACGGGCGAGAGCGCGAGCATCGTCGTGCGGCAGCGCGACGAGAAGGGCGTGCTGGCCCATATCGCGCAGAGCATCAGCGACGAGGGCGTGAACATCGCCACCACGCGCATGTACCGCGAGCGCAAGGGCGACATCGCCTACACCGTGCTGGAGACCGACCAGGCGGTGGACGCGGCGGCGAAGGCGGCCATCGAGGACCATCCCGCCATCTACGACGTGCGCATCATCCCCGGCGACGCGCGCGCCGACGTCGAGCGCGTCGACGTGCCCGATGCGGCCGGCGCGCTCCAGCGGTTCTCCGACCTGGACTTCGCCAACGGCGCGGCGCTTTTGGCGTACTGCGATGCGCGCAAAGCGACGCTGTCGGAGGCGTTCCTCGCACGCGAGGCGGCGCTGGCCGAAAGCCTCGGCTACGGCGACGGCGCCCAGGCGTACCTGTGCGAGGCGCTGGCCGTGATGAAGGAGGCCGCGCAGCGCCCCATCGACGAGGCGCTGCCCTCGATGGGCGGGCTCATCGGCGGGGAGGCGCGCAGGCTGGCCGACCTGCACGAGCGCGGCGGGGAGCTGTGCGACGACCAGCTGTCGTGCGCCACCGCCTACGCGATGGCGGTGCTCGAGACGAACGCGTCGATGGGCCGCATCGTGGCCGCCCCCACGGCCGGCTCGGCGGGCGTCGTGCCCGGCGTGCTGCTGGCGCTGCAGCGCACGCGCGGCTTGGGCGACGACGATCTCGCGCGCGGCCTGGCAGCCGCAGCCGCCATCGGCTACCTCATCACGCGCAACGCGACGGTATCGGGAGCCGAAGGGGGCTGCCAGGCCGAGATCGGCTCGGCGTCCGCGATGGCCGCCGCCGCGTCCGTCGAGCTCATGGGCGGCACGCCGGCGCAGTGCTTCGCTGCGGCCAGCAACGCGTTGACGAACATGATGGGCCTCGTGTGCGACCCCATCGCCGGCCTCGTGGAGGAGCCCTGCCAGAAGCGCAACGCCGCCGGGGCCGCCATCGCGCTGGTCAGCGCCCAGATCGCGCTCGCAGGCATCGGCAACCTCGTCGACTTCGACCAGACGGTGGAAGCCATGCGCAAGGTGGGACGGACGCTCCCCTTCGAGCTGCGCGAAAGCGCGCTCGGCGGCATCGCCGCCGCGCCGACGGCCTGCGCCTACTGCCCCGGCTGCAACGAACGCACTGAGTGAGGCGAGGACGCGGGCGCCGCGAGCCCGAGCCGCCGTGCGGACGCAAGAGCGAAGCCGGGATGTTTCACGTGAAACATCTGTTCTGATTCCCATGGGGCGCCCGAGCTCAAGACGCAACGGCCTTCCCCGGCTCGGGCGCCTTCGCCGGCAAGCCGATGGCGCCGGGCGCCGTCGAGAAGCCTCCGTCGCCTCGTCGAACGCGCACGGCTCCTTCGCGCGTCAGCCGATCTCGAGGTCGGAAAGCACTCCCAGATCGATGGCCTGGATGGCGAGGCAGCCGGGGCCGCCCTGCGTGATGAACGCGGGGCCCAGCTCGAAGATGCCTTGACGGCATCCCGGGAAGCGCTCGGCCAGCATCCGCGACGCCTCCTCGGCCTGCACGCGGTTGTCGGCATGGCTCACGCCGAGGAAGCAGCCCTCGCCTACGCCGCGCGCCTCCAGATCGTCGGCGATGGCGTTGAGCGCTTTCGCGAACGAGCGCGCCACCTTCATCTTCTCGAGGCGGGTGCCGTCGTCGGTCTGCTTCATGACGGGGAACGCCTTCACAAGGTGAGCGAACGTGGCCGCGAGCGGCGTGAGGCGCCCGCCGCGGCGCAGGTAGTCGAAGTCTTCGGGGATGAGGTAGGAATGCGCGGTGGCGATCTGGGCGTCCAGCGCCGCGAGCACGGCCTGCGCGTCGAGCCCCTGCCCGGCCAGCCGCACCGCCGCGCAGGCCAGCACCCGATGGGGCACGCAC encodes:
- the fusA gene encoding elongation factor G; the protein is MAKLELKDTRNIGIMAHIDAGKTTTTERILYYTGKTHKIGEVHDGAATMDWMVQEQERGVTITAAATTCFWKYPGGADDGKEYRFQIIDTPGHVDFTAEVERSLRVLDGAVAVFDAVAGVQPQSETVWRQASRYGVPRIAYINKYDRVGADFFHAIDTMKDRLGAPAVAAQMPMGAEDNFWGVIDLVTMTAWDFKADDKGMTYPEPMDAIPAEFAEEAELRHQELVEAAADCDDNLMEKVLMEEEVTVDELKAAIRKGTISCQIHPVFVGSSYKNKGVQELLDAVVDYMPSPIDVPAIKGTNPDTGEEDERPSDVKAPFSALAFKIMTDPFVGKLTYLRVYSGQLDSGSYVKNASKDKKERIGRLLQMHSNQRVDIDGCAAGDIVAVVGLKDTSTGDTLCDADHPIILESMEFAEPVIDIAVEPKTKAEQDKMGIALQKLAEEDPTFRVSTNQETGQTIIAGMGELHLEIIVDRLLREFKVEANVGKPQVAYRETATKEADNVEGKFVRQSGGRGQYGHAVINLLPQEAGKGYEFENKIVGGVIPKEYITPIDKGIQEAINSGVLAGYPVVDIKVELVDGSYHDVDSSEAAFKVAGSMAVKAALKKAAPVILEPMMAVEVETPEEYMGDVMGNLSSRRGQIQGMGDRGNAKTIKAKVPLSEMFGYATDLRSTTQGRASYTMQFDSYEAVPKNVAEEIISKAGGNA
- the rpsG gene encoding 30S ribosomal protein S7 encodes the protein MPRRAAAVRREVQPDAQYNNRLVTQLINKILLDGKKATAENIVYGAFAIVEEKTGGDPLSVFKKAMDNVRPTLEVKPKRVGGATYQVPMEVNSRRATTLAIRWIVDFSRKRKEHTMKERLAAEIMDAAENTGASVKKREDLYKMAESNRAFSHYRF
- the rpsL gene encoding 30S ribosomal protein S12 encodes the protein MPTINQLVRKGRKQAVDKSKTPALKGNPQKRGVCTRVFTTTPKKPNSALRKVCRVRLVNGMEVTAYIPGVGHNLQEHSMVLLRGGRVKDLPGVRYKVIRAALDCAAVDNRKQARSRYGAKRPK
- a CDS encoding M20/M25/M40 family metallo-hydrolase; protein product: MQANRLLDLFCELVRIESPSFHEAAMAARCADELRDLGFEVRFDDSAARVGSDTGNLVAHLPGTRAGHVVFSAHLDTVQPCAGIEPVVVDGIVRSAGDTILSADDKAGVAAILEALRSVLETGAPRPDITVLFTTCEEQHLLGSSALDASMLPAGAPCYVLDADGAPGTIITGAPCHWSLSATFSGRAAHAGVCPEEGVSAIAMAAAAVAAMPLGRLDEATTANVGFIEGGGATNVVPDACTLAGECRSLYVERAEAQKAAMTEALEAAAARFGGTVGIEWEKSYDAVLFDEGDELVQAIARAARAAGLEPRFHRSGGGSDANVLVACGVRPITLGVGMASFHSADEHIAVADLEGTARLVEALVAEAAE
- a CDS encoding nitroreductase family protein, which translates into the protein MQDIIKSCRSYRRFDEGDRIDRKLLTAWVDAARLVASSGNAQPLRYAVVSDERACERVFSCCAWAKALPDWPGPEPGERPSAYIVVCRDNDRTLADTFTAWDEGIAAQTIMLQATEAGFGGCIVASFKKRSLSEALGIDSERFQPDLVLALGRPVEEVRIVDLPAGGATEYWRDEAGVHYVPKRSLASVLL
- a CDS encoding LysR family transcriptional regulator, which translates into the protein MELQQLRYFDEVARTQHVTNSAKKLNVAQPALTQSIRRLERELGVPLFERVGRNVRLTACGEALEKRIAPLLAALDELPEELAVVAGRERAAVHLAIESASGMAVDAIAAYRASHPDARFVVAQETAARRWDVRLRTVRSDATTAGARRFTERIGIAVPSERAASGPIALADLEDEPFICLAGSRTFRAVCDEACAHAGFAPRVAFESDSPAVVKNMIGLGLGVGFWPERSWGGLEDGSASLAAIVDAPFARTIEIAPAQGPLNEEAAAFHGFLVSYFEKRWREPSPLRA
- a CDS encoding putative manganese-dependent inorganic diphosphatase, with translation MAAPIIVVGHKNPDNDSISAAVGYAYLKNELARRAAGEGEPSQVYVPARLGPLPPESAWVLEENGIPAPEIVGHVHARVGDVMTPNPISIDHGATLLEAGRLLRQHNVRALVVTNDDGTYRGLITTRMIAERYIAATDALEEGGTNEMAVAGDLIASLGQKVDDITETDVLILDKEGLLKEAIEDLMSSELREAVVLNDDGFAIGIVTRSDVAVRPKRKVVLVDHNETRQAANGIEEADVVEIVDHHRIADVMTANPIQFLNLPVGSTATIVTMEFRRHGVEIPPAIARVLLSAVMTDTVILKSPTTTPVDREQVAYLADIAGVDPTEFGLAVFKCRGGEDDMPVDKLVGADAKEFQIGDATVLIAQHETVDLPAVMKREDEIREHMRRLRDDHNYEFVLLLVTDIVAEGSQFMCEGNRRIVNRVFGIECTGEGGTWMPGILSRKKQVAARILGA
- the sdaAA gene encoding L-serine ammonia-lyase, iron-sulfur-dependent, subunit alpha, with protein sequence MKTLGLTDIIGPIMVGPSSSHTAGALRIAYMARRLCLAEPRTVEFRLLGSFAHTLTGHGTDKALVAGMLGLDTDDLRIRDSFDLAREAGLAFSFVTLPDEEYDHPNTIDIRIVDAAGNAMRVRGESIGGGAAVIRKIDDIDVRITGESASIVVRQRDEKGVLAHIAQSISDEGVNIATTRMYRERKGDIAYTVLETDQAVDAAAKAAIEDHPAIYDVRIIPGDARADVERVDVPDAAGALQRFSDLDFANGAALLAYCDARKATLSEAFLAREAALAESLGYGDGAQAYLCEALAVMKEAAQRPIDEALPSMGGLIGGEARRLADLHERGGELCDDQLSCATAYAMAVLETNASMGRIVAAPTAGSAGVVPGVLLALQRTRGLGDDDLARGLAAAAAIGYLITRNATVSGAEGGCQAEIGSASAMAAAASVELMGGTPAQCFAAASNALTNMMGLVCDPIAGLVEEPCQKRNAAGAAIALVSAQIALAGIGNLVDFDQTVEAMRKVGRTLPFELRESALGGIAAAPTACAYCPGCNERTE
- a CDS encoding DegV family protein, with the translated sequence MKIVTDSSVMFSVEDGAQRGMTVLPLVVTIDGQTWLEYEDISAEEFLAKVRAGALPQSASPPPALTLEAYDTDDEVIHLAMADGLSGAYEVACGLVKQARHPERVHVVNTRSLCVPHRVLACAAVRLAGQGLDAQAVLAALDAQIATAHSYLIPEDFDYLRRGGRLTPLAATFAHLVKAFPVMKQTDDGTRLEKMKVARSFAKALNAIADDLEARGVGEGCFLGVSHADNRVQAEEASRMLAERFPGCRQGIFELGPAFITQGGPGCLAIQAIDLGVLSDLEIG